In Pelmatolapia mariae isolate MD_Pm_ZW linkage group LG2, Pm_UMD_F_2, whole genome shotgun sequence, one DNA window encodes the following:
- the LOC134643472 gene encoding uncharacterized protein LOC134643472 isoform X1 — translation MRQSVVFHLTRWHQPGYLWKHRIDSPPYVPHVPSRQHQPACPWKRRIDPPPYVLQAARVQKLVHQQNESGQPMISTRHQILHLKSLSTTQMKNY, via the exons ATGAGGCAGTCAGTAGTTTTCCATCTGACCAG ATGGCACCAGCCAGGTTATCTTTGGAAACACAGGATAGACTCACCTCCTTATGTTCCCCATGTACCAAG CAGACAGCACCAGCCAGCTTGTCCTTGGAAACGGAGAATAGATCCACCTCCTTATGTCCTCCAGGCAGCAAG AGTTCAGAAACTCGTCCACCAGCAAAACGAGTCTGGGCAACCGATGATTTCCACACGGCATCAAATTCTCCACCTAAAAAG CCTTTCCacaacacaaatgaagaacTACTGA
- the LOC134643472 gene encoding uncharacterized protein LOC134643472 isoform X2: protein MRQSVVFHLTRWHQPGYLWKHRIDSPPYVPHVPRQHQPACPWKRRIDPPPYVLQAARVQKLVHQQNESGQPMISTRHQILHLKSLSTTQMKNY, encoded by the exons ATGAGGCAGTCAGTAGTTTTCCATCTGACCAG ATGGCACCAGCCAGGTTATCTTTGGAAACACAGGATAGACTCACCTCCTTATGTTCCCCATGTACCAAG ACAGCACCAGCCAGCTTGTCCTTGGAAACGGAGAATAGATCCACCTCCTTATGTCCTCCAGGCAGCAAG AGTTCAGAAACTCGTCCACCAGCAAAACGAGTCTGGGCAACCGATGATTTCCACACGGCATCAAATTCTCCACCTAAAAAG CCTTTCCacaacacaaatgaagaacTACTGA